In Daphnia pulicaria isolate SC F1-1A chromosome 9, SC_F0-13Bv2, whole genome shotgun sequence, a single genomic region encodes these proteins:
- the LOC124313322 gene encoding uncharacterized protein LOC124313322: MPQWIGVKPLSQTCLNLITNKMASMCDKTSSTAITSNTTNQSYFDQLPSKFLEEMISTLQTKGCLKQFLCLLAAPQLGTLYLEVLSKEEYSVHFVNSLRCVYLRNLHLRSSVHINDIFLTSIIPTFAKLQVLVISNSSAGDKSLKVIGTCCRYLRELEIIDCKKITDFGVGMLCVNSARNLGREGDELGLHKSLLKLSSSGTKITNTGIRLGLETFHSLIVWDMVTGNFLAEIHEEDFLNPSSEI; this comes from the exons ATGCCACAATGGATTGGAGTGAAACCACTGTCCCAAACATGTCTCAATTTGATAACAAATAAGATGGCTTCGATGTGTGACAAGACATCAAGCACCGCTATAACTAGCAATACAACAAACCAAAGTTATTTTGATCAATTAC cTTCAAAGTTTTTGGAAGAAATGATCAGCACTCTCCAAACCAAAGGATGTCTGAAACAATTCCTTTGTTTGTTGGCAGCTCCACAACTTGGGACCTTATATCTGGAAGTTTTGTCAAAGGAAGAATATTCTGTTCATTTCGTCAATTCACTGAGATGTGTA TACTTAAGAAACCTACATCTCCGGTCATCAGTTCATATTAATGACATCTTCTTGACTTCCATCATTCCTACATTTGCAAAATTACAAGTTCTGGTGATTTCGAATTCTTCAGCTGGGGACAAGAGCTTGAAAGTTATAGGAACTTGTTGCAGATATTTGAG aGAACTGGAAATTATTGACTGCAAGAAAATTACAGATTTTGGAGTAGGAATGCTGTGTGTTAATAGTGCGCGAAATCTAGGAAGGGAAGGTGATGAATTGGGACTGCATAAATCTCTTCTTAAATTGAGTTCGTCTGGTACTAAAATTACCAACACAGGAATACGGTTGGGCTTGGAAACTTTCCATAGTCTTATAGTCTGGGATATGGTAACTGGAAATTTCTTGGCGGAAATTCACGAAGAAGATTTCTTGAATCCATCCTCGGAGATTTAG
- the LOC124313491 gene encoding uncharacterized protein LOC124313491 — protein MLSLNNIRISLSKISFPTDLKRIAISMLTKCSHAFTSPFFIICHVMTPIVEASHLARNSKLSSILQLYCNACFVDGESQVKLRTLSRHYILLTIVSNFDNGFCFWMIHFKYSPELSSFLCPYLSMV, from the exons ATGCTTTCTTTGAATAATATTCGAATCAGCCTATCAAAAATCTCTTTTCCAACGGACTTAAAACGGATTGCCATAAGTATGTTAACTAAATGTTCTCATGCATTTACCAGtccatttttcatcatttgcCACGTAATGACGCCCATTGTTGAAGCAAGCCACTTAGCCAGGAATTCTAAGCTGTCATCAATCCTACAGCTGTACTGTA ATGCATGTTTTGTAGATGGTGAATCTCAAGTGAAACTAAGAACTTTGAGTCGTCATTATATATTATTGACTATCGTTTCCAATTTTGATAATG GTTTTTGTTTCTGGATGATACATTTCAAGTACTCGCCTGAGCTCTCTTCCTTTCTGTGCCCCTATCTATCTATGG TTTAA
- the LOC124312988 gene encoding DNA topoisomerase 2-binding protein 1-like isoform X1, protein MATGDSQDDVQYVRTLSKQSTAKNVTTEENNNCSEEKDLQTIFENLTTADETEMEEDVSVLLKFRPVDALFSDLTFQLVGSMDADLISLTTYLIESNGGRVVSNGAKYKVTTPVVHAELLPDDPIGQAVVINTFWIEDCIDEDCLVEIEIYHQPIKFQNCQIFAGCVVSFSGIQGRLRDFLQYLVDHLGGKQQQFFSRKMVEAKDVYPSTHLVCPKAEGRKYEKAVKWGVPVVNAEWIIASATSSTRLKETDFGIFRPPGDPAETLSAPTSFSSITFDAPTPVQMGQPTIPVILPVLTDSASEGFLLQTSHGTPPCLPDAVSRISQRPNASQRLNESKRPNASRYSGHSFRIMFSGMSQEDRDSCVQIIEVLGGIAIDGKHYDSTCTHLVVAKLECNDKLMTSIAAGKWIVHPGWIAKSEQTYHFVDERIFEWGNPTSNDSISKEEARISAAAYYWRTIRNRGLSTGPFQGIKAVLYLRKKNDAFQQLIEAGGGEVIAPELALENGKTNLCVLDSREINKIKLRLYVSKGIYCVPPNYLRDLILAKDNKCQWAECVLPEFLPFLDTIPSTHI, encoded by the exons ATGGCAACGGGGGATTCCCAAGACGACGTGCAGTACGTACGGACTCTCAGTAAGCAGAGCACCGCCAAAAATGTCACAactgaagaaaacaacaattgTTCTGAAGAAAAGGATCTGCAAACGATCTTTGAGAACTTGACTACAGCTGACGAAacagaaatggaagaagatgtGTCAGTATTGTTGAAATTTCGTCCTGTCGATGCCCTATTTTCCGATCTCACTTTTCAACTCGTTGGTTCCATGGATGCGGATTTGATCTCTTTGACGACATATCTCATTGAAAGTAACGGAGGTCGCGTGGTGTCAAACGGCGCCAAATACAAGGTTACTACACCCGTCGTCCATGCCGAATTGCTCCCAGACGATCCAATTGGGCAAGCTGTTGTGATCAACACATTTTGGATCGAGGACTGCATCGATGAGGATTGTCTAGTGGAAATTGAAATCTATCATCAACCAATCAAATTCCAGAACTGTCAAATATTTGCAGGATGTGTGGTGTCGTTCAGTGGGATTCAAGGTCGACTGAGAGATTTCCTTCAGTACTTGGTCGATCATCTTGGAggcaaacaacaacagttCTTCTCTCGCAAAATGGTCGAAGCTAAAGACGTTTACCCTTCCACACATCTTGTATGCCCCAAAGCTGAAGGAAGGAAATATGAAAAAGCCGTCAAGTGGGGAGTCCCTGTCGTTAACGCTGAATGGATTATTGCATCCGCCACTTCTAGTACTCGACTGAAGGAAACAGATTTCGGGATCTTTCGACCACCTGGTGATCCTGCTGAAACACTCTCAGCTCCTACTTCATTTTCATCAATTACTTTTGATGCCCCCACGCCTGTTCAA ATGGGGCAACCAACGATTCCTGTGATACTCCCTGTCCTGACTGACTCGGCTTCAGAGGGCTTTTTACTGCAGACTTCTCATGGTA CACCACCGTGTTTACCAGATGCAGTTAGCCGGATATCACAAAGGCCAAATGCATCGCAGAGACTAAACGAGTCGAAGAGGCCAAATGCTTCACGGTACAGTGGCCATTCTTTCCGGATCATGTTCTCTGGTATGTCACAAGAAGATCGGGACAGCTGTGTTCAAATAATCGAAGTGCTAGGCGGGATTGCCATCGATGGCAAACATTACGATTCAACATGCACTCACCTTGTAGTAGCAAAACTTGAGTGTAACGACAAGCTGATGACATCTATCGCTGCTGGAAAATGGATTGTTCATCCTGGATGGATCGCAAAGAGCGAGCAAACTTATCACTTTGTCGATGAGCGAATATTCGAGTGGGGCAATCCTACGTCCAATGATTCCATTTCCAAAGAAGAAGCCAGGATTTCCGCCGCTGCTTATTACTGGCGCACTATTCGAAACCGTGGCCTTTCTACCGGCCCTTTTCAAGGCATTAAGGCCGTACTTTACCTCCGCAAGAAGAACGATGCCTTCCAGCAGTTGATTGAAGCCGGCGGAGGAGAAGTGATTGCTCCCGA ATTGGCTTTGGAGAATGGAAAGACCAACCTCTGTGTCCTGGATAGTCGtgaaattaacaaaattaaacTTCGTTTATACGTCAGTAAAGGTATCTATTGCGTCCCACCCAATTATCTCAGGGACTTGATCCTCGCCAAAGACAATAAGTGCCAGTGGGCGGAATGTGTTTTGCCAgaatttctcccctttttagACACCATTCCTTCAACCCACATTTAG
- the LOC124312988 gene encoding DNA topoisomerase 2-binding protein 1-A-like isoform X2, whose protein sequence is MATGDSQDDVQYVRTLSKQSTAKNVTTEENNNCSEEKDLQTIFENLTTADETEMEEDVSVLLKFRPVDALFSDLTFQLVGSMDADLISLTTYLIESNGGRVVSNGAKYKVTTPVVHAELLPDDPIGQAVVINTFWIEDCIDEDCLVEIEIYHQPIKFQNCQIFAGCVVSFSGIQGRLRDFLQYLVDHLGGKQQQFFSRKMVEAKDVYPSTHLVCPKAEGRKYEKAVKWGVPVVNAEWIIASATSSTRLKETDFGIFRPPGDPAETLSAPTSFSSITFDAPTPVQMGQPTIPVILPVLTDSASEGFLLQTSHGTKSFGISPTPRPALSNMPTPETPYGRLLNPDPSPNTRKLWKHAVDNRVRLTPRANDSPTTTSPIKSERETLVSLAEDYFANLTEKLLNCNWEVTDEVTNAEALPLPDPNLPPLHEARIFIGQEIEEDRRLEMEEFITTLGGQVIL, encoded by the exons ATGGCAACGGGGGATTCCCAAGACGACGTGCAGTACGTACGGACTCTCAGTAAGCAGAGCACCGCCAAAAATGTCACAactgaagaaaacaacaattgTTCTGAAGAAAAGGATCTGCAAACGATCTTTGAGAACTTGACTACAGCTGACGAAacagaaatggaagaagatgtGTCAGTATTGTTGAAATTTCGTCCTGTCGATGCCCTATTTTCCGATCTCACTTTTCAACTCGTTGGTTCCATGGATGCGGATTTGATCTCTTTGACGACATATCTCATTGAAAGTAACGGAGGTCGCGTGGTGTCAAACGGCGCCAAATACAAGGTTACTACACCCGTCGTCCATGCCGAATTGCTCCCAGACGATCCAATTGGGCAAGCTGTTGTGATCAACACATTTTGGATCGAGGACTGCATCGATGAGGATTGTCTAGTGGAAATTGAAATCTATCATCAACCAATCAAATTCCAGAACTGTCAAATATTTGCAGGATGTGTGGTGTCGTTCAGTGGGATTCAAGGTCGACTGAGAGATTTCCTTCAGTACTTGGTCGATCATCTTGGAggcaaacaacaacagttCTTCTCTCGCAAAATGGTCGAAGCTAAAGACGTTTACCCTTCCACACATCTTGTATGCCCCAAAGCTGAAGGAAGGAAATATGAAAAAGCCGTCAAGTGGGGAGTCCCTGTCGTTAACGCTGAATGGATTATTGCATCCGCCACTTCTAGTACTCGACTGAAGGAAACAGATTTCGGGATCTTTCGACCACCTGGTGATCCTGCTGAAACACTCTCAGCTCCTACTTCATTTTCATCAATTACTTTTGATGCCCCCACGCCTGTTCAA ATGGGGCAACCAACGATTCCTGTGATACTCCCTGTCCTGACTGACTCGGCTTCAGAGGGCTTTTTACTGCAGACTTCTCATGGTACAAAATCTTTCGGTATATCCCCCACACCTCGGCCAGCTCTTAGTAATATGCCCACACCCGAGACTCCATACGGACGATTATTAAAT CCGGATCCATCACCAAATACTCGAAAACTGTGGAAACATGCAGTGGATAACCGCGTCCGTTTGACGCCCAGAGCCAATGATTCACCGACCACTACGTCACCAATCAAGAGTGAAAGAGAAACTTTGGTTTCCCTCGCCGAGGATTATTTTGCAAATCTAACTGAAAAATTGTTAAACTGCAATTGGGAAGTTACAGATGAGGTGACAAATGCAGAAGCTTTGCCTTTGCCGGATCCGAATCTTCCTCCGTTACACGAGGCGAGGATTTTTATTGGCCAGGAGATCGAAGAAGACAGACGACTCGAGATGGAAGAATTCATCACAACTCTGGGCGGTCAAGTTATTCTCTAG
- the LOC124312988 gene encoding DNA topoisomerase 2-binding protein 1-A-like isoform X3 codes for MATGDSQDDVQYVRTLSKQSTAKNVTTEENNNCSEEKDLQTIFENLTTADETEMEEDVSVLLKFRPVDALFSDLTFQLVGSMDADLISLTTYLIESNGGRVVSNGAKYKVTTPVVHAELLPDDPIGQAVVINTFWIEDCIDEDCLVEIEIYHQPIKFQNCQIFAGCVVSFSGIQGRLRDFLQYLVDHLGGKQQQFFSRKMVEAKDVYPSTHLVCPKAEGRKYEKAVKWGVPVVNAEWIIASATSSTRLKETDFGIFRPPGDPAETLSAPTSFSSITFDAPTPVQMGQPTIPVILPVLTDSASEGFLLQTSHAGSITKYSKTVETCSG; via the exons ATGGCAACGGGGGATTCCCAAGACGACGTGCAGTACGTACGGACTCTCAGTAAGCAGAGCACCGCCAAAAATGTCACAactgaagaaaacaacaattgTTCTGAAGAAAAGGATCTGCAAACGATCTTTGAGAACTTGACTACAGCTGACGAAacagaaatggaagaagatgtGTCAGTATTGTTGAAATTTCGTCCTGTCGATGCCCTATTTTCCGATCTCACTTTTCAACTCGTTGGTTCCATGGATGCGGATTTGATCTCTTTGACGACATATCTCATTGAAAGTAACGGAGGTCGCGTGGTGTCAAACGGCGCCAAATACAAGGTTACTACACCCGTCGTCCATGCCGAATTGCTCCCAGACGATCCAATTGGGCAAGCTGTTGTGATCAACACATTTTGGATCGAGGACTGCATCGATGAGGATTGTCTAGTGGAAATTGAAATCTATCATCAACCAATCAAATTCCAGAACTGTCAAATATTTGCAGGATGTGTGGTGTCGTTCAGTGGGATTCAAGGTCGACTGAGAGATTTCCTTCAGTACTTGGTCGATCATCTTGGAggcaaacaacaacagttCTTCTCTCGCAAAATGGTCGAAGCTAAAGACGTTTACCCTTCCACACATCTTGTATGCCCCAAAGCTGAAGGAAGGAAATATGAAAAAGCCGTCAAGTGGGGAGTCCCTGTCGTTAACGCTGAATGGATTATTGCATCCGCCACTTCTAGTACTCGACTGAAGGAAACAGATTTCGGGATCTTTCGACCACCTGGTGATCCTGCTGAAACACTCTCAGCTCCTACTTCATTTTCATCAATTACTTTTGATGCCCCCACGCCTGTTCAA ATGGGGCAACCAACGATTCCTGTGATACTCCCTGTCCTGACTGACTCGGCTTCAGAGGGCTTTTTACTGCAGACTTCTCATG CCGGATCCATCACCAAATACTCGAAAACTGTGGAAACATGCAGTGGATAA